The Halogranum gelatinilyticum genome includes a window with the following:
- a CDS encoding GNAT family N-acetyltransferase, with protein MAEEPATEEYEIRQATLDDEEAVVDLTSRIWTDRGGDYIPRIFDRWIAGDGERQRTFVVDVVGSDDIAALLQCVLLSEHEAWAQGMRVHPDYRGQGLSTRINDAAFRWARERGATVGRNMVFSWNVGGLGGSRAAGFDPCTEFRWAQPTPDADAEPVLDIVGSDGDETAGSYATDAAWAFWTASDTRVDLKGLALDGDESWAVSELTREKLRRAADEDRLFVVRDDGTRGFTYRNRTYERPTDDGEEETWAEYAVGAWADLDACKSLFAAVARDAASVGAEKTRVLIPESARWVSDVAASRVGVSDEPDFVMAADLTKDRFA; from the coding sequence ATGGCCGAGGAGCCAGCCACAGAGGAGTACGAGATTCGACAGGCCACCCTCGACGACGAGGAGGCCGTCGTCGACCTCACGTCCCGTATCTGGACGGACCGCGGCGGCGACTACATCCCCCGCATCTTCGACCGATGGATCGCGGGCGACGGCGAACGCCAGCGCACCTTCGTGGTCGACGTGGTCGGCAGCGACGACATCGCCGCGCTCCTCCAGTGCGTCCTCCTCTCGGAGCACGAGGCGTGGGCGCAGGGGATGCGTGTCCATCCCGACTACCGCGGGCAGGGCCTGAGCACGCGCATCAACGACGCCGCGTTCCGCTGGGCGCGCGAGCGAGGCGCGACCGTCGGCCGCAACATGGTCTTCTCGTGGAACGTCGGCGGGCTCGGCGGGTCACGCGCGGCGGGTTTCGACCCCTGCACCGAGTTCCGCTGGGCACAGCCGACGCCCGACGCCGACGCCGAACCGGTGCTCGACATCGTCGGCAGCGACGGCGACGAGACGGCCGGAAGCTACGCGACCGACGCAGCCTGGGCGTTCTGGACCGCCAGCGACACCCGAGTGGACCTGAAAGGTCTCGCGCTCGACGGCGACGAGTCGTGGGCCGTCTCGGAGCTGACCCGCGAGAAGCTCCGGCGCGCTGCCGACGAGGACCGGCTGTTCGTCGTCCGAGACGACGGCACGCGCGGCTTCACCTACCGCAACCGGACCTACGAGCGGCCGACCGACGACGGCGAGGAGGAGACGTGGGCCGAGTACGCCGTCGGCGCGTGGGCCGACCTCGATGCCTGCAAATCGCTCTTCGCGGCCGTCGCACGCGACGCCGCAAGCGTGGGTGCGGAGAAGACACGCGTCCTGATTCCCGAGTCCGCTCGGTGGGTCAGCGACGTCGCCGCCTCGCGTGTCGGTGTCTCCGACGAACCGGACTTCGTGATGGCCGCCGATCTGACGAAAGACCGGTTCGCCTGA